One genomic region from Spiroplasma endosymbiont of Polydrusus cervinus encodes:
- a CDS encoding transposase family protein: MARKGQKFNKYTAYFRKMIVHEVKNNSISFIAKKYQINKKTVASWYENFKKGILNTNKGPKESFEKRDLNYYKVRYELLKKLHDFYN, translated from the coding sequence ATGGCAAGAAAAGGACAAAAATTTAATAAATATACAGCATATTTTCGAAAAATGATAGTACACGAGGTTAAAAATAATAGTATAAGTTTTATTGCAAAAAAATATCAAATTAATAAAAAAACTGTTGCTTCATGGTATGAAAATTTTAAGAAAGGAATTTTAAACACCAATAAAGGTCCAAAAGAATCATTTGAAAAAAGAGATTTAAACTATTACAAAGTTAGGTATGAATTACTAAAAAAGCTTCATGACTTTTACAATTAA
- the sufU gene encoding Fe-S cluster assembly sulfur transfer protein SufU, whose protein sequence is MEFNKNDPMFLRQIIMDHYSEPQHKGLTKKPAVYSIHQASESCIDDIYLELMIEKDKIISARFDGVGCAISTASTDIMAEELEGKTIMGSLAIIDNYLAMIFEQSYDEKKLDDLIAFINISKQPNRIKCATIGVAGFQTLLLIV, encoded by the coding sequence ATGGAATTTAATAAAAATGACCCAATGTTTTTACGACAAATTATTATGGACCATTATTCAGAGCCACAACATAAAGGTTTAACCAAAAAACCAGCGGTTTATTCGATTCATCAAGCTTCAGAGTCTTGCATTGATGACATTTATTTAGAATTAATGATTGAAAAAGATAAGATTATTAGTGCTCGTTTTGATGGTGTGGGTTGTGCCATTTCAACAGCGTCAACGGATATTATGGCGGAAGAATTAGAAGGAAAAACAATTATGGGAAGTTTAGCAATTATTGATAATTATTTAGCAATGATTTTTGAACAATCATATGATGAAAAAAAATTAGATGATTTAATTGCTTTTATTAATATTTCAAAACAACCGAATCGAATTAAATGCGCCACAATTGGTGTTGCTGGTTTTCAAACATTATTATTAATTGTATAA
- the sufC gene encoding Fe-S cluster assembly ATPase SufC: MKKIEIKDLFVSADNEVILNGLNLTVNINEIHALMGPNGNGKSTLLSTIMGHPSYTVESGDILIDDESILEKTVDERSKMGIFFAMQSPVEISGVLNLDFLKAIINAHRELPIKLPELYQDINHNIKNLKIDDNMIHRYLNTGFSGGEKKKNEILQLNLLKPSLALIDEIDSGLDVDALNVVSSELKKMRNKNFAAIVVSHYDRFFNLVKPTQAHVIVKGKIVKSGDYSLVKKINEEGYEWLLQELNLTAENKKSGVKPLAGIGCAVQKGK, from the coding sequence GTGAAAAAAATTGAAATAAAAGATCTATTTGTTTCGGCGGATAATGAGGTTATTTTAAATGGTTTAAATTTAACTGTTAATATTAATGAAATTCATGCTTTAATGGGGCCTAATGGAAATGGAAAATCAACTTTATTGTCAACAATTATGGGACATCCTAGTTATACCGTTGAAAGCGGGGATATTTTAATTGATGACGAAAGCATTTTAGAAAAAACAGTAGATGAACGAAGCAAAATGGGGATTTTTTTCGCAATGCAATCACCAGTTGAAATTTCGGGAGTTTTAAATTTAGATTTTTTAAAAGCAATTATTAATGCACATCGTGAGTTGCCAATTAAATTACCCGAGTTATATCAGGATATTAATCATAATATTAAGAATTTAAAAATTGATGATAATATGATTCACCGCTATTTAAATACTGGTTTTTCTGGGGGCGAAAAGAAAAAAAATGAAATTTTACAATTAAATTTATTAAAGCCATCATTAGCTTTAATTGATGAAATTGATTCGGGCTTAGATGTTGATGCTTTAAATGTTGTTAGTAGCGAATTAAAAAAAATGCGAAATAAAAATTTTGCGGCAATTGTTGTTTCACATTATGATCGTTTTTTTAATTTAGTGAAACCGACACAGGCGCATGTTATTGTGAAAGGGAAAATTGTGAAAAGTGGCGATTATAGTTTAGTTAAAAAAATTAACGAAGAAGGTTACGAATGATTATTACAAGAGTTAAATTTAACTGCGGAAAATAAAAAAAGTGGGGTCAAACCTTTAGCAGGAATTGGTTGTGCTGTGCAAAAAGGAAAATAA
- a CDS encoding SufD family Fe-S cluster assembly protein: MRVLVNKQELVSDKFNVDATTTELALENNQPGEVIDINFVPNLVNKTFLFFLNLTSEVTINYNIPANSQISIINIYKNRECEQTANLFYNLLEKSQVNTYHLNIVNSSITENVTFNLQGKRSILKYYLASLSTYDYYKKTIIYAHHLAPGTESEIKTYSIAKDNSLQTVKCTSHIEKTMSKSEAHQELRLLVFDKTSKAISDPILLIDENDIKASHANAVGMLDPEQFFYLQTRGLTITQARKLICMGYFKNVIDAIENEELQKNIINEIDKEIGE; the protein is encoded by the coding sequence ATGCGTGTTTTAGTCAATAAACAAGAACTTGTTAGTGATAAATTTAATGTTGATGCAACAACAACGGAATTAGCCCTTGAGAATAACCAACCCGGGGAAGTTATTGATATTAATTTTGTTCCTAATCTTGTTAATAAAACTTTTTTGTTTTTTTTAAATTTAACATCAGAAGTAACAATTAACTATAATATTCCTGCAAATAGTCAAATTAGTATTATTAATATTTATAAAAATCGTGAATGTGAACAAACGGCCAATCTTTTTTATAATTTATTAGAAAAATCCCAAGTTAATACTTATCACTTAAATATTGTTAATAGTAGTATTACGGAAAATGTTACTTTTAATTTGCAAGGCAAACGTAGTATTTTGAAATATTATTTGGCAAGTTTGTCAACATATGATTATTATAAAAAAACAATTATTTATGCCCATCACTTAGCGCCGGGAACGGAAAGTGAAATTAAGACATATTCAATTGCCAAAGATAATTCATTACAAACTGTTAAATGTACTAGTCATATTGAAAAAACAATGAGTAAATCAGAAGCACATCAAGAATTAAGATTGTTAGTTTTTGATAAAACTTCAAAAGCCATTTCTGATCCAATTTTATTAATTGATGAAAATGATATTAAGGCGAGTCATGCTAATGCGGTCGGAATGCTTGACCCAGAACAATTTTTTTATTTACAAACAAGAGGATTAACAATAACGCAGGCCCGAAAATTAATTTGTATGGGTTATTTTAAAAATGTAATTGATGCAATTGAAAACGAAGAATTACAAAAAAATATTATTAATGAAATTGATAAAGAGATTGGAGAATAA
- a CDS encoding DDE-type integrase/transposase/recombinase, whose protein sequence is MKENNIQAEYVKRMRRKILIKQNRNKNIIKYPDLVNRNFNDIKERFSILFTDVTYLIWNGKKHYQSTILDGWYTKEIIDVKWSKFNNNKLVLDNLNDAINKIKKIKKDLNKIIIHSDHGYQYTSKDYNSKCLDNKIIISMGKNYHCADNIIIESFHSLLKKGTINNKNYKSHNEYINDVKKWNKWYSNQKEKYIINESL, encoded by the coding sequence ATGAAAGAAAATAATATTCAAGCTGAATATGTAAAGCGTATGCGTAGAAAAATATTAATAAAACAAAATAGAAATAAAAATATAATTAAATATCCTGATTTAGTAAATCGTAATTTTAATGATATTAAAGAAAGATTTTCAATTTTATTTACTGATGTAACTTATTTAATTTGAAATGGTAAAAAACATTATCAATCAACAATACTTGATGGATGATATACTAAAGAAATTATTGATGTAAAATGATCAAAATTTAATAATAACAAACTTGTACTTGATAATTTAAATGATGCAATTAATAAAATTAAAAAAATAAAAAAAGATTTAAATAAAATAATAATTCATTCAGATCACGGATATCAATATACATCTAAAGATTACAATAGTAAATGTTTAGATAACAAAATTATAATTTCAATGGGTAAAAATTATCATTGTGCAGACAACATTATTATTGAAAGTTTTCATTCATTACTTAAAAAAGGAACAATTAATAATAAAAATTATAAATCTCATAATGAATATATTAATGATGTTAAAAAATGAAATAAATGATATTCAAACCAAAAAGAAAAATATATAATAAATGAAAGTTTGTAA
- a CDS encoding aminotransferase class V-fold PLP-dependent enzyme, which produces MIDYKKIKKQFPFFKNNAEQIYLDSAATSLKPQVVIDAIGEYYANYGTNPHNIDSILGYKTNVQYDIVRKKIKQFINAKKVTEVIFTPGATYGLNQIAYGLSSKIMKDDEILITKQEHGANILPWYRLAQEKKAVVKFLPETNFRINLEQLATMITAKTKIVAFANVPNILGYENDSTAIIAMIRKINPAVIVVVDCAQGVMHMPTDVQKWDADFITFSAHKIFGPTGIGILWGKEELLLELKPLIVGGGMNARIDSDGLNYSVKKLPERLEAGTANIADIFGFGAAIDFINAVTLQEIITYTHQLKQYAIKQFNEKLKDKAIIYNADAKAATLVFNIKNVFCQDVAMHLGSRNNITVRSGDHCARLIGEVIPEKNTVRVSFSIYNSYEDIDLLVSDLIDEQDFLGRLV; this is translated from the coding sequence ATGATTGATTATAAAAAAATTAAAAAGCAATTTCCTTTTTTTAAAAATAATGCTGAGCAAATTTATCTTGATAGTGCCGCAACTAGTTTAAAACCCCAAGTCGTTATTGATGCGATTGGTGAGTACTATGCAAATTATGGAACTAATCCCCATAATATTGATAGTATTTTAGGCTATAAAACAAATGTTCAATATGATATTGTTCGTAAGAAAATTAAACAGTTTATTAATGCTAAAAAAGTAACCGAAGTTATTTTTACACCCGGAGCAACATATGGTTTAAATCAAATTGCTTATGGTTTAAGCTCAAAGATTATGAAGGATGATGAAATTTTAATTACCAAACAAGAACATGGGGCTAATATTTTACCGTGATATCGTTTAGCGCAAGAAAAAAAAGCAGTTGTTAAATTTTTACCAGAAACAAATTTTAGAATTAATTTAGAACAATTAGCAACAATGATTACTGCTAAAACAAAAATTGTTGCTTTTGCTAATGTACCAAATATTTTAGGCTATGAAAATGACTCGACAGCGATTATTGCAATGATTAGAAAGATTAATCCAGCGGTAATTGTTGTTGTTGATTGTGCTCAAGGAGTTATGCATATGCCAACTGATGTGCAAAAATGAGATGCTGATTTTATTACTTTTTCGGCACATAAAATTTTTGGGCCCACGGGAATTGGAATTTTATGAGGAAAAGAAGAATTATTATTAGAATTAAAACCTTTAATTGTTGGTGGAGGGATGAATGCCCGAATTGATAGTGATGGTTTAAATTATAGTGTAAAAAAATTACCAGAACGATTAGAAGCAGGAACAGCTAATATTGCTGATATTTTTGGCTTTGGAGCAGCAATTGATTTTATTAATGCAGTTACTTTGCAAGAAATTATTACATATACCCACCAATTGAAGCAATATGCGATTAAACAGTTTAATGAAAAGTTAAAAGATAAAGCAATAATTTATAATGCCGATGCTAAGGCAGCAACCTTAGTTTTTAATATTAAAAATGTTTTTTGCCAAGATGTTGCAATGCATTTAGGGAGTCGGAATAATATTACGGTTCGAAGTGGTGATCATTGTGCCCGTTTAATTGGTGAAGTTATTCCTGAAAAAAATACCGTTAGAGTTAGTTTTTCAATTTATAATAGTTATGAAGATATTGATTTATTAGTATCAGACCTTATTGATGAACAAGATTTTTTAGGACGGTTGGTTTAA